Proteins encoded together in one Bacillota bacterium window:
- the gnd gene encoding decarboxylating NADP(+)-dependent phosphogluconate dehydrogenase, whose amino-acid sequence MSKADIGLIGLAVMGENLVLNMESKGFTVAVFNRTVDKVKSFVEGRGKGKNIIETYSLEELVGALKKPRKIMLMVKAGKPVDDFIEMLVPLLEKGDIIIDGGNSHFPDTIRRTKYVEEKGLLYIGTGVSGGEEGALLGPSLMPGGSPEAWPHVKPIFQAIAAKVEDGSPCCDWVGENGAGHFVKMVHNGIEYGDMQLICEAYHLMKDVLGMSADEMHEVFKEWNEGELNSYLIEITRDILAYKDEDGLPLVDKILDTAGQKGTGKWTAIAALDEGIPLTLIGEAVFSRCLSAMKEERVKASKVLSGPAPGFEGDKKAFIEDIRRALYASKIVSYAQGFTLMRAAAQTYGWHLNYGGIALMWRGGCIIRSVFLGKIKEAFEKNYELPNLLLDPFFKEKVISSQDSWRKVVSTAVVNGIPVPAFASALSYYDGYRSERLPANLLQAQRDYFGAHTYERIDRPRGEFFHTNWTGRGGTTSASTYNV is encoded by the coding sequence ATGAGTAAAGCGGATATTGGACTTATAGGTCTTGCAGTTATGGGTGAAAACCTTGTTCTGAATATGGAGAGCAAAGGTTTTACAGTTGCGGTTTTCAACCGTACCGTTGATAAAGTAAAAAGTTTTGTTGAAGGCAGGGGTAAAGGTAAAAACATAATTGAGACTTATTCACTGGAAGAGCTTGTTGGAGCTCTGAAAAAGCCACGTAAAATCATGCTGATGGTAAAGGCTGGGAAACCAGTGGACGATTTTATTGAAATGCTAGTTCCCCTTCTGGAGAAGGGAGATATAATAATCGATGGGGGGAATTCGCATTTCCCTGATACCATACGCCGTACTAAATATGTTGAGGAGAAAGGGCTTCTTTATATCGGGACAGGGGTTTCCGGAGGCGAAGAAGGAGCACTTTTGGGCCCAAGCTTAATGCCCGGAGGTTCTCCTGAAGCTTGGCCTCATGTTAAACCAATCTTCCAGGCAATAGCAGCAAAAGTTGAAGATGGTTCTCCGTGTTGTGATTGGGTAGGGGAAAATGGGGCAGGACATTTTGTAAAAATGGTGCATAATGGAATTGAATACGGCGACATGCAGCTTATATGTGAAGCTTACCATTTAATGAAAGATGTTCTTGGAATGTCTGCGGATGAAATGCATGAAGTCTTCAAAGAGTGGAATGAGGGAGAGCTGAACAGCTATCTTATTGAAATTACCCGGGATATACTTGCATACAAGGATGAAGACGGACTTCCCCTGGTAGATAAAATTCTCGATACTGCAGGGCAGAAAGGTACAGGTAAATGGACAGCGATTGCAGCTCTGGATGAAGGCATTCCATTAACACTGATAGGAGAAGCGGTATTTTCAAGGTGCCTTTCAGCCATGAAAGAAGAGAGAGTTAAAGCATCAAAAGTCCTCTCCGGACCTGCACCGGGGTTTGAAGGGGATAAAAAGGCATTTATAGAAGATATAAGGAGAGCTCTCTATGCATCAAAAATAGTTTCATATGCTCAAGGCTTCACACTTATGCGCGCTGCTGCCCAAACTTACGGTTGGCACCTTAACTATGGCGGGATTGCCCTTATGTGGCGCGGCGGCTGTATAATCAGGTCGGTATTTCTTGGTAAAATTAAAGAGGCTTTTGAAAAGAATTATGAATTGCCAAACCTTTTATTGGATCCATTCTTCAAAGAAAAGGTTATATCCTCCCAGGACAGCTGGAGAAAAGTAGTATCAACAGCAGTTGTCAATGGAATTCCGGTGCCTGCATTTGCTTCCGCTCTTTCATACTATGACGGTTATAGAAGTGAAAGGCTGCCTGCAAACCTGTTACAAGCACAGAGAGATTACTTCGGTGCCCATACCTATGAGCGCATAGACAGGCCGCGTGGAGAATTCTTCCATACCAACTGGACAGGCCGCGGAGGTACAACTTCTGCGTCGACATATAATGTGTAA
- a CDS encoding diphosphate--fructose-6-phosphate 1-phosphotransferase — translation MPRPKNVIVAQSGGPTPVINNSLRGVIDTCKEYGKIFGTVYAGWHGVEGILKEELLNLSSQDEEEIALLRTTPTAGSIGTCRYKLKKQQEEDFERIIEVLKAHDVGYLFYIGGNDSMDTANKISKLAHEKGLDLVAIGVPKTIDNDVGDSEFKLIDHTPGYGSVARYWASMIQNANEENAGSCPSDPVLVLQAMGRKIGFIPAAARLADPNRELPLQIYMVESKVTLEEMAEKVNEQLKASGRCIVVVSEGFPVGDIGETKDSFGHTQFSASQTTVAQVVVNYLNKVGLKVRGTARGQVPGTDQRGCINMASPVDLDEAYKLGQKAVQIAVEDGNGYMSTILRKPGPIYNVYFDKVPLELVANSERTFPESWIASNRIDVTDEFIKYAKPLIGEDWVSIPMVGGRMRFARLKPIFAEKKLKPYVPQAYR, via the coding sequence ATGCCAAGACCTAAAAATGTAATTGTTGCCCAGTCGGGAGGGCCCACTCCTGTTATAAATAATTCTCTAAGGGGAGTAATTGATACCTGCAAGGAATATGGGAAAATATTCGGCACTGTCTATGCTGGCTGGCACGGTGTTGAAGGAATTCTCAAGGAAGAGCTCCTTAACTTAAGCAGCCAGGATGAAGAAGAAATAGCTCTTTTGAGGACGACTCCCACAGCTGGTTCTATCGGTACCTGCAGGTATAAATTGAAAAAGCAGCAGGAAGAAGACTTTGAAAGAATAATTGAAGTACTTAAGGCTCATGATGTAGGGTACCTTTTCTATATTGGCGGAAACGATTCTATGGATACGGCCAATAAAATAAGCAAGCTTGCCCACGAAAAGGGTTTGGATCTTGTTGCCATAGGAGTACCAAAGACCATTGACAACGATGTAGGGGATTCCGAATTTAAACTTATAGACCACACACCTGGTTACGGAAGCGTGGCACGTTATTGGGCCTCCATGATCCAGAATGCCAATGAAGAGAATGCAGGTTCATGCCCTTCGGATCCCGTCCTTGTATTGCAGGCAATGGGTAGAAAAATAGGGTTTATACCTGCTGCAGCAAGGCTTGCGGATCCAAATAGGGAACTCCCCCTGCAAATATATATGGTAGAATCAAAAGTTACTTTGGAAGAAATGGCCGAAAAGGTAAATGAGCAGCTGAAAGCTTCGGGAAGATGTATTGTTGTGGTAAGTGAAGGGTTCCCTGTAGGAGATATTGGAGAAACCAAGGATTCATTCGGGCATACCCAGTTTAGTGCAAGTCAGACTACGGTTGCCCAGGTGGTGGTCAACTACTTAAACAAGGTCGGGCTTAAAGTTAGGGGAACAGCAAGAGGGCAAGTACCAGGTACTGACCAGAGGGGATGTATTAATATGGCTTCGCCTGTTGACCTTGATGAGGCGTATAAGCTGGGGCAAAAAGCCGTACAGATAGCTGTAGAAGACGGAAATGGTTATATGTCCACCATTTTGAGAAAACCCGGCCCTATATACAATGTTTATTTTGATAAAGTACCCCTGGAGCTGGTAGCCAATTCGGAACGTACGTTCCCGGAATCCTGGATTGCCTCAAATCGTATCGATGTTACCGATGAGTTTATTAAGTATGCAAAACCATTGATTGGCGAAGATTGGGTAAGCATACCCATGGTAGGTGGAAGAATGCGCTTTGCCAGGTTAAAACCGATATTTGCGGAAAAGAAGCTAAAACCTTATGTGCCGCAAGCATATAGGTAA
- a CDS encoding DUF2088 domain-containing protein translates to MVEIIMKSKACEGINDIELKKALECSIEAKRAGLKKVLLIPPDFTRGHSGAGKITAMYFEMLKDTCQVDIMPALGTHEPMTKQECLEMFGEGIPMDRFIAHNWRTDVVKIGQVPREFVEEVSEGLLNEPVDIEINKRLLDKSYDLIISIGQVVPHEVIGMANYSKNIFVGCGGSSTINKSHMLGAFYGMERIMGRDHSPVRKVFDYAEENFIKDIPLMYVLTVTTAKENKVFIHGLFIGRERHILEEAIKLSQEKNLTFVEKPFKKVVVFLDEKEFKSTWLGNKAVYRTRMAIADGGELIILAPGVRKFGEDDENDVLIRKYGYVGREKVLQLVKENEDLQKNLSVAAHLIHGSSDGRFSITYAVDKLSREEVEGVNFKYMPLEEAYKKYNPKKLKDGYNTLDNGEEIFYISNPALGLWADKSKF, encoded by the coding sequence ATGGTGGAAATAATTATGAAGTCAAAAGCGTGCGAAGGCATAAACGATATTGAGTTAAAGAAAGCCCTTGAGTGTTCTATAGAGGCAAAAAGAGCAGGCTTGAAAAAAGTGTTGCTTATACCTCCCGATTTTACCAGGGGACATTCCGGTGCTGGTAAAATTACGGCAATGTACTTTGAAATGCTGAAAGACACCTGCCAGGTTGATATAATGCCTGCCCTGGGAACCCATGAGCCTATGACAAAACAGGAATGCCTGGAGATGTTTGGGGAAGGTATACCCATGGATCGCTTTATTGCCCACAACTGGAGGACAGATGTTGTGAAAATTGGGCAAGTGCCGAGAGAATTTGTTGAGGAAGTGTCTGAAGGACTTTTAAACGAACCTGTTGATATAGAGATTAATAAGCGTTTGTTGGATAAATCCTATGATTTAATAATATCCATAGGCCAGGTGGTACCCCACGAAGTTATTGGAATGGCCAACTACAGCAAAAATATTTTTGTAGGATGCGGTGGAAGCTCAACCATTAATAAATCCCACATGTTGGGTGCATTTTATGGAATGGAAAGGATTATGGGAAGGGACCATTCACCTGTAAGAAAGGTTTTTGATTATGCCGAAGAGAACTTTATAAAGGATATTCCCCTTATGTATGTTCTTACAGTAACTACTGCAAAAGAAAATAAAGTATTTATACATGGATTATTTATAGGAAGAGAAAGGCATATACTGGAAGAAGCCATCAAGTTAAGCCAGGAAAAGAACCTTACTTTCGTAGAAAAGCCTTTTAAGAAGGTTGTTGTATTCCTTGACGAGAAGGAATTTAAAAGCACATGGCTTGGCAATAAGGCTGTTTACAGGACAAGGATGGCAATTGCCGATGGCGGGGAACTTATTATACTTGCACCCGGTGTAAGGAAGTTTGGAGAAGATGATGAAAATGATGTACTCATCAGGAAATATGGGTACGTGGGAAGAGAAAAGGTTCTCCAGCTTGTTAAAGAAAATGAAGATCTGCAAAAGAACTTATCCGTTGCGGCACACCTTATCCATGGCTCATCGGACGGAAGGTTTTCAATTACATATGCAGTAGACAAATTAAGCAGGGAAGAAGTGGAAGGCGTTAATTTTAAATACATGCCCCTGGAAGAGGCCTATAAAAAGTATAACCCTAAAAAATTGAAAGATGGTTACAATACACTGGATAATGGAGAAGAGATATTCTATATCAGTAACCCTGCTTTAGGGCTGTGGGCTGATAAGAGTAAGTTCTAA
- a CDS encoding HEPN domain-containing protein, giving the protein MCQQSSEKYIKGLLVLLQINFKKSHNLTYLLELLNQDIPDDIKNNFLA; this is encoded by the coding sequence ATGTGCCAACAGTCCTCTGAAAAATACATAAAGGGATTACTAGTATTACTGCAAATAAACTTTAAAAAGTCACATAATTTGACTTATCTTTTAGAATTACTAAATCAAGACATTCCTGATGATATAAAGAATAATTTTCTTGCTTAA
- a CDS encoding nucleotidyltransferase domain-containing protein, producing MEQPIFSINEIKTKLFPVFETAPVYRAILFGSYAKGSPTGNSDIDIVIDSKGELLNMDFYGVLEDITTRLGKRVDLFEITELKNNATMQSIIEREGIVLYDRQR from the coding sequence ATGGAACAACCAATTTTCAGTATAAATGAAATAAAAACAAAACTATTTCCGGTATTTGAAACCGCCCCTGTCTATCGCGCCATACTGTTTGGTTCGTATGCCAAAGGTAGCCCCACCGGCAATAGTGATATAGATATTGTCATAGACAGTAAAGGCGAGCTTTTAAACATGGATTTTTACGGAGTATTGGAAGACATTACAACCCGGCTAGGTAAACGTGTTGATCTTTTTGAGATTACGGAACTAAAAAACAATGCAACCATGCAATCCATAATAGAACGGGAGGGAATTGTTTTATATGATCGGCAAAGATAG
- a CDS encoding DeoR/GlpR transcriptional regulator has protein sequence MDEKKLDEGKLVEYGTEERRNKILEILTQQGKVKVNQLSKLFGISEVTIRNDLTRLESMGLLERVHGGAISNYRSYYRMSVSDRMKANAEEKKKIAAAVASMISDDDTLMISSGTTTLYVLQELKDVKNLTIVTNAIYYSQESTHLKDFNVILLGGILNLRDQFTYGDDVINQLNRYKADKLILSVDGINSEDGISTYQYLESEINRQMIARAKKTIVVADYTKVGRTSFALISPLENVDMLVTNQNANEDEIREIRDRGVEVILA, from the coding sequence ATGGATGAGAAAAAATTAGATGAGGGGAAATTGGTGGAATACGGCACTGAAGAACGAAGAAACAAAATACTGGAAATACTTACCCAGCAAGGTAAAGTTAAAGTAAACCAATTAAGTAAGTTATTTGGAATTTCAGAGGTTACAATAAGGAATGACCTGACCAGGCTTGAAAGCATGGGACTGCTGGAACGGGTCCATGGCGGTGCGATAAGCAATTACAGGTCTTACTACAGGATGTCTGTTTCAGACAGAATGAAGGCCAATGCGGAAGAAAAGAAAAAAATCGCTGCTGCAGTTGCTTCCATGATTTCAGATGACGATACCCTGATGATTAGTTCGGGCACTACTACGCTTTATGTTTTGCAAGAACTAAAAGATGTGAAGAACCTTACAATTGTAACTAATGCCATTTACTATTCCCAAGAATCCACTCACTTGAAGGATTTTAATGTAATACTTCTCGGGGGGATTTTAAACCTCCGGGACCAGTTCACGTATGGTGATGATGTTATAAATCAGCTTAATCGGTACAAGGCAGATAAACTCATACTTTCTGTTGATGGGATAAATTCTGAAGATGGTATTTCTACTTACCAATACCTTGAATCGGAGATTAATAGGCAGATGATAGCCCGGGCTAAAAAAACCATAGTGGTTGCTGATTATACAAAGGTTGGAAGGACCAGCTTTGCACTAATATCTCCTTTGGAAAACGTGGATATGCTTGTAACAAACCAGAACGCCAATGAGGACGAAATTAGGGAAATAAGGGACAGGGGAGTTGAGGTAATACTGGCTTAG
- a CDS encoding HAD hydrolase-like protein, with product MTNVAQPLIEMKKEKGFLICIDSDGCAFDTMEVKHKECFIPNIINEWDLQAISKYAREAAEFVNLYSKWRGINRFPALINVMDLLADREEVKKRGFKVPDLGPLRKWIEKETKLGNPALEAVVKETKDPILAKTLKWSIAVNDTVAKIVRGVPPFPFVRESLEKMLEFADVIVVSATPGEALVREWEEHDIAKYVKVIAGQEMGTKAECIGFAKDKRYEDNKVLMVGDAPGDLKAARVNNALFYPINPGNEDDSWERFYKEAFDKFIKGEYAGAYEEKLIAEFDKYLPSTPPWKKK from the coding sequence ATGACCAATGTTGCGCAACCCCTTATAGAAATGAAGAAGGAAAAAGGCTTTTTGATTTGTATCGATTCTGACGGATGTGCTTTTGACACCATGGAAGTAAAGCATAAGGAGTGCTTTATTCCCAATATAATTAACGAGTGGGATTTGCAGGCTATTTCAAAATATGCAAGAGAGGCTGCGGAGTTTGTAAACCTTTATTCAAAGTGGAGAGGTATAAATCGTTTTCCGGCTTTGATCAATGTTATGGACCTTTTGGCCGACAGAGAAGAAGTAAAAAAACGTGGATTTAAAGTGCCTGATTTAGGGCCTTTACGCAAGTGGATTGAGAAGGAAACAAAACTTGGGAATCCTGCACTTGAAGCTGTAGTTAAAGAAACGAAGGACCCTATTCTTGCAAAAACCTTGAAATGGTCTATCGCAGTAAATGATACGGTGGCTAAAATTGTAAGAGGTGTACCTCCTTTTCCATTCGTACGTGAAAGCCTGGAAAAAATGCTTGAGTTTGCGGATGTTATTGTAGTTTCGGCAACACCTGGGGAGGCTCTGGTAAGAGAATGGGAAGAGCATGATATTGCAAAGTATGTAAAGGTTATAGCCGGCCAGGAAATGGGCACCAAGGCAGAATGTATCGGTTTTGCAAAGGATAAACGTTATGAAGATAATAAAGTGCTCATGGTTGGTGACGCACCCGGAGATTTAAAAGCAGCAAGGGTTAATAACGCTCTTTTCTATCCAATTAACCCCGGAAATGAAGACGATTCCTGGGAACGCTTCTATAAAGAGGCTTTTGACAAGTTTATTAAGGGTGAGTATGCAGGAGCATATGAAGAAAAATTGATTGCGGAGTTTGATAAATATTTGCCGTCAACACCGCCCTGGAAGAAAAAATAG
- a CDS encoding prepilin peptidase — MRLYIRLIETVLLLGLALLSDIKTYKIKNAVTLPFIFMGTVTNIYLNGINGLFTSIMGILIPIIFLTPLYALRMLGAGDIKLFSAIGAVMGNRFILYSMAFSFLEGGVIALFLMLSRKNFKQRFVYFFQYLKHCFLTLSFQPYISFENKDDINGFPFALAVVCGSITAYLTNY; from the coding sequence ATGAGGTTATATATAAGGTTAATAGAAACTGTCCTGTTACTTGGCCTTGCTCTTTTGAGCGACATAAAAACATATAAAATAAAAAATGCCGTCACTCTGCCATTTATATTTATGGGAACCGTTACAAACATATATCTGAATGGAATTAACGGCCTTTTTACCTCTATCATGGGGATATTAATACCCATAATATTCCTTACTCCTTTATATGCCTTGAGAATGTTAGGAGCCGGAGATATAAAACTCTTCTCCGCCATAGGTGCCGTAATGGGCAATAGGTTTATTTTATACAGTATGGCATTTTCATTCCTGGAAGGAGGTGTGATTGCACTGTTCCTAATGCTGTCAAGGAAAAACTTCAAACAACGTTTTGTATACTTTTTTCAGTACTTGAAACACTGTTTCTTAACCCTTTCATTTCAGCCATACATAAGTTTTGAAAATAAAGATGACATAAACGGGTTTCCATTTGCTCTTGCAGTTGTTTGTGGTTCAATTACTGCTTATTTAACGAACTATTAA
- a CDS encoding AraC family transcriptional regulator — protein MKNNMHTFFNDFTSRQYMITPDYEYFHYIDRSSTDIEYHNHDFYEIYLFVSGRVTYMIEGKSYRLKPGDILLIHNNELHKPIVEQGEIYERIVLWINPNFLKRQSVENTNLSLCFEYSFPGKTNLLRADPELLGKIRNILSKFENACNSMSYGSNILKDLYLMEFIIYINKAFLESFGDKVEEDVEYDEKINSIINYINKNLNLDLSLDTLAQKFYLSKYHLLREFKKYTGYTIHNYVRQKRLIMAKSLLKEGISVTEVYGRCGFGDYSNFIRAFKNAYGVPPKTYYKSLH, from the coding sequence TTGAAAAATAATATGCATACGTTTTTTAATGATTTCACGTCAAGGCAATACATGATAACTCCTGATTATGAATATTTTCATTACATTGACAGGTCATCCACCGATATAGAATACCATAACCATGATTTCTATGAAATATACCTTTTTGTATCAGGCAGGGTAACTTACATGATAGAAGGAAAATCCTACAGGTTAAAACCCGGAGATATTCTTCTTATACATAATAATGAGCTTCACAAACCAATAGTTGAACAAGGAGAAATATATGAAAGGATAGTATTATGGATTAACCCGAATTTTCTTAAAAGACAAAGCGTCGAAAATACAAACCTTTCTTTATGTTTTGAATATTCATTCCCTGGGAAAACCAACCTTTTAAGGGCAGATCCGGAACTGTTAGGTAAAATCAGAAATATTTTGTCCAAGTTTGAAAATGCCTGTAACAGCATGAGCTACGGAAGCAATATATTGAAAGACCTCTATCTTATGGAATTCATAATTTATATTAACAAAGCCTTCCTTGAATCTTTTGGCGACAAGGTTGAAGAGGATGTGGAATATGACGAAAAAATAAACAGCATCATTAACTATATAAATAAAAATTTGAACTTAGACCTGTCCCTGGACACATTAGCACAAAAATTCTACCTCAGCAAATACCATTTGCTCCGGGAGTTTAAAAAATACACAGGTTATACAATCCATAATTATGTCCGCCAGAAAAGGCTTATTATGGCTAAATCTCTTTTAAAAGAAGGCATTTCTGTAACAGAAGTATATGGCCGTTGTGGTTTCGGGGACTACTCCAATTTTATAAGGGCATTTAAAAATGCATATGGAGTACCTCCTAAAACATATTATAAATCCCTACATTAG
- a CDS encoding ABC transporter ATP-binding protein has translation MQNETLISIKQVTKRFNRITAVNNITLEIYKDEIFGLVGPNGAGKSTLVSMLTTLIKPDSGDIIIGGCSVLNEAPSIRRMIGFVPQDIALYPALTGYDNLKFWGSLYGLKGNQLKERIDEALSFVAMEDRARDKVDEYSGGMKRRINIAVALLHHPAILVMDEPTVGVDIISRYYIIDAIKNLKNDGRTIIYTSHDIEEMEMVCDRIAIMNAGKILKCDTVDNLKKEASTKNLKDVVLEVILSDDSKFNLELNYFQFRGGAK, from the coding sequence ATGCAAAACGAGACGCTAATAAGCATAAAACAGGTGACAAAGCGGTTTAACAGGATTACTGCCGTTAATAATATTACGCTTGAAATTTATAAAGATGAAATCTTCGGCCTGGTTGGTCCAAACGGTGCAGGAAAATCCACCCTGGTTTCAATGCTTACAACCCTTATCAAACCAGACAGCGGTGATATTATTATAGGTGGATGCAGCGTGTTGAATGAAGCTCCGTCCATTCGTAGGATGATCGGGTTTGTACCCCAGGATATAGCCCTATACCCTGCCCTTACCGGTTATGACAACCTGAAATTCTGGGGAAGCCTTTACGGACTTAAGGGTAACCAACTTAAAGAAAGGATTGATGAGGCTTTATCCTTCGTAGCCATGGAGGATAGGGCCCGTGATAAGGTTGATGAATACTCCGGTGGCATGAAAAGGCGTATTAACATTGCTGTTGCCCTTCTTCACCATCCTGCAATACTGGTTATGGATGAACCTACGGTAGGAGTAGATATAATTTCAAGGTACTATATTATAGATGCCATCAAAAATTTGAAAAACGACGGCAGGACAATTATTTACACAAGTCATGATATCGAAGAAATGGAAATGGTCTGCGACAGAATTGCAATAATGAACGCAGGTAAAATCTTAAAATGCGATACAGTTGATAACCTAAAAAAAGAAGCAAGCACAAAAAACCTGAAAGATGTAGTTCTTGAAGTAATTTTATCTGATGACTCCAAGTTCAACTTGGAACTAAATTATTTTCAATTTAGGGGAGGTGCAAAATAA